In Zea mays cultivar B73 chromosome 7, Zm-B73-REFERENCE-NAM-5.0, whole genome shotgun sequence, the following proteins share a genomic window:
- the LOC100272950 gene encoding uncharacterized isoform X1 has protein sequence MVSGGSTKEQQHEMNISFGMMNQHHQPPSSSSSSSMHAAAASFMSGKEASGAYDHLGELDQALFMYLDHGSSHGGGATQQERRQTLNIFPSQPMHVEPSPKGEISLVLSPAPVGSKQPRSPDHHHHQQAAMEELAGSRRQQEHLHLQHHQPFAAAAEPAAPGMIKDVKPLAKKDHRRGTSTAERDPKTLRRLAQNREAARKSRLRKKAYIQQLESSRIRLAQLEQELHTARAQGVFFPNSGILADQGVAGKGVPIGGIDGLSSEAAMFDVEYGRWQEEHYRLMYELRAALQQHLPEGELQMYVESCLAHHDEMVGIKEGAIKGDVFHLISGVWRSPAERCFLWLGGFRPSEVIKMLLSHVEPLTEQQIVGVYGLQQSALETEEALSQGLEALYQSLSDTVVSDALSCPSNVSNYMGQMAVAMNKLSTLEGFVRQAENLRQQTLHRLHQVLTTRQMARSLLAVSDYFHRLRTLSSLWVTRPRAPQEQ, from the exons ATGGTGAGCGGCGGCAGCACCAAGGAGCAGCAGCACGAGATGAACATCTCCTTCGGGATGATGAACCAGCACCATCAGCCTCcgtcctcctcctcttcctcgtcCATGCATGCGGCCGCCGCGAGCTTCAT GAGCGGCAAGGAGGCGTCAGGGGCGTATGACCATCTGGGCGAGCTGGACCAGGCGCTGTTCATGTACCTGGATCACGGCAGCAGCCATGGCGGCGGCGCCACGCAGCAAGAGCGAAGGC AGACACTCAACATCTTCCCTTCCCAGCCCATGCATGTGGAGCCGTCGCCGAAG GGGGAGATTAGTTTAGTCCTGTCCCCGGCGCCGGTGGGATCCAAGCAGCCTAGGTCACCGGACCATCACCATCACCAGCAGGCGGCCATGGAGGAGTTGGCGGGGAGCAGGAGGCAGCAGGAGCACCTCCACCTGCAGCACCACCAACCCTTTGCTGCCGCTGCTGAGCCAGCAGCACCCGGGATGATCAAAGATGTCAAGCCACTGGCCAAG AAGGATCACAGGAGAGGCACATCGACCGCTGAACGCGACCCAAAA ACGCTGAGAAGGCTGGCCCAGAACAGGGAGGCTGCAAGGAAAAGCAGGCTAAGGAAGAAG GCTTACATCCAGCAACTCGAGTCCAGCAGGATCAGACTAGCTCAGCTCGAACAAGAACTGCACACTGCAAGAGCTCAG GGAGTTTTCTTCCCCAACAGTGGCATCCTCGCTGACCAAGGTGTCGCCGGCAAAGGCGTCCCCATCGGCGGCATCGACGGCCTCAGCTCAG AGGCGGCGATGTTCGACGTGGAGTACGGGCGGTGGCAGGAGGAGCACTACCGGCTGATGTACGAGCTTCGGGCGGCgctgcagcagcacctgccggagGGGGAGCTGCAGATGTACGTGGAGAGCTGCCTGGCTCACCACGACGAGATGGTGGGCATCAAAGAGGGCGCCATCAAGGGCGACGTCTTCCACCTCATCTCCGGCGTCTGGCGGAGCCCCGCCGAGCGCTGCTTCCTCTGGCTCGGCGGCTTCCGCCCCTCCGAAGTCATCAAG ATGCTGCTGAGCCACGTAGAGCCCCTGACCGAACAGCAGATCGTGGGCGTGTACGGGCTGCAGCAGTCGGCGCTGGAGACGGAGGAAGCGCTGAGCCAGGGCCTGGAGGCGCTCTACCAGTCGCTGTCTGACACCGTGGTCTCCGACGCGCTCAGCTGCCCCTCGAACGTCTCCAACTACATGGGTCAGATGGCCGTCGCCATGAACAAGCTCTCCACGCTCGAGGGCTTCGTCAGACAA GCTGAGAACCTTCGGCAGCAGACGCTGCACCGGCTGCACCAGGTCCTGACGACGCGGCAGATGGCGCGGTCGCtgctggccgtgtcggactacttCCACCGCCTCCGCACGCTGAGCTCGCTCTGGGTCACACGCCCCAGGGCACCGCAGGAGCAATAA
- the LOC100272950 gene encoding uncharacterized LOC100272950: MEELAGSRRQQEHLHLQHHQPFAAAAEPAAPGMIKDVKPLAKKDHRRGTSTAERDPKTLRRLAQNREAARKSRLRKKAYIQQLESSRIRLAQLEQELHTARAQGVFFPNSGILADQGVAGKGVPIGGIDGLSSEAAMFDVEYGRWQEEHYRLMYELRAALQQHLPEGELQMYVESCLAHHDEMVGIKEGAIKGDVFHLISGVWRSPAERCFLWLGGFRPSEVIKMLLSHVEPLTEQQIVGVYGLQQSALETEEALSQGLEALYQSLSDTVVSDALSCPSNVSNYMGQMAVAMNKLSTLEGFVRQAENLRQQTLHRLHQVLTTRQMARSLLAVSDYFHRLRTLSSLWVTRPRAPQEQ; the protein is encoded by the exons ATGGAGGAGTTGGCGGGGAGCAGGAGGCAGCAGGAGCACCTCCACCTGCAGCACCACCAACCCTTTGCTGCCGCTGCTGAGCCAGCAGCACCCGGGATGATCAAAGATGTCAAGCCACTGGCCAAG AAGGATCACAGGAGAGGCACATCGACCGCTGAACGCGACCCAAAA ACGCTGAGAAGGCTGGCCCAGAACAGGGAGGCTGCAAGGAAAAGCAGGCTAAGGAAGAAG GCTTACATCCAGCAACTCGAGTCCAGCAGGATCAGACTAGCTCAGCTCGAACAAGAACTGCACACTGCAAGAGCTCAG GGAGTTTTCTTCCCCAACAGTGGCATCCTCGCTGACCAAGGTGTCGCCGGCAAAGGCGTCCCCATCGGCGGCATCGACGGCCTCAGCTCAG AGGCGGCGATGTTCGACGTGGAGTACGGGCGGTGGCAGGAGGAGCACTACCGGCTGATGTACGAGCTTCGGGCGGCgctgcagcagcacctgccggagGGGGAGCTGCAGATGTACGTGGAGAGCTGCCTGGCTCACCACGACGAGATGGTGGGCATCAAAGAGGGCGCCATCAAGGGCGACGTCTTCCACCTCATCTCCGGCGTCTGGCGGAGCCCCGCCGAGCGCTGCTTCCTCTGGCTCGGCGGCTTCCGCCCCTCCGAAGTCATCAAG ATGCTGCTGAGCCACGTAGAGCCCCTGACCGAACAGCAGATCGTGGGCGTGTACGGGCTGCAGCAGTCGGCGCTGGAGACGGAGGAAGCGCTGAGCCAGGGCCTGGAGGCGCTCTACCAGTCGCTGTCTGACACCGTGGTCTCCGACGCGCTCAGCTGCCCCTCGAACGTCTCCAACTACATGGGTCAGATGGCCGTCGCCATGAACAAGCTCTCCACGCTCGAGGGCTTCGTCAGACAA GCTGAGAACCTTCGGCAGCAGACGCTGCACCGGCTGCACCAGGTCCTGACGACGCGGCAGATGGCGCGGTCGCtgctggccgtgtcggactacttCCACCGCCTCCGCACGCTGAGCTCGCTCTGGGTCACACGCCCCAGGGCACCGCAGGAGCAATAA